The Rhea pennata isolate bPtePen1 chromosome Z, bPtePen1.pri, whole genome shotgun sequence genome includes a region encoding these proteins:
- the LOC134153943 gene encoding avidin-related protein 2-like, with protein sequence MGSGTLALLLALATVMGASPAGRQCELSGLWRNNLESLMEISAVRDDGSFQGKYLTRVSLAGGCVRVSPLTGAQQDLGELAWPTFGFTVRWERFSNATAVFVGQCFVDAGGQETLATTWLLREAVGSWEDNWKATRVGRNVFRRDHDQEGKSLQSWSPSCEDGP encoded by the exons ATGGGGAGCGGCACGCTcgccctgctgctggccctggcCACGGTGATGGGCGCCAGCCCGGCCGGGAGGCAG TGCGAGCTGAGCGGGCTCTGGAGGAACAACCTGGAGTCGCTGATGGAGATCTCGGCGGTGCGGGACGACGGCAGCTTCCAGGGCAAATACCTCACGCGGGTGAGCCTGGCCGGCGGCTGCGTCCGCGTGTCGCCGCTGACGGGCGCCCAGCAGGACCTCGGCGAGCTGGCCTGGCCCACCTTCGGCTTCACCGTGCGCTGGGAGAGGTTCTCCA ACGCCACCGCCGTCTTCGTGGGGCAGTGCTTCGTGGACGCAGGCGGGCAGGAGACGCTGGCCACCACCTGGCTGCTGCGCGAGGCCGTGGGGTCCTGGGAGGACAACTGGAAAGCCACGAG GGTGGGCAGGAACGTCTTCAGGCGCGATCACGACCAGGAAGGGAAGAGCctgcagagctggtctcccTCCTGCGAGGATGGCCCGTGA